A DNA window from Patescibacteria group bacterium contains the following coding sequences:
- a CDS encoding lyase family protein, translating to MQERYADTRIERIWSNEELLLGWQTVEKALIQARFNLKLMPEVDFRAIMEALDSTPPNVDCWKDWDNRLHHDLNAALKERMRFIPGDLQRWYHSGITSYDTEEAAMLRKIIMAIEIYEAEVVELLGVIKSQALKYRYTPMMGVTHGQWADPQSFGKRLACWHQELQMGLTLLRELKLKLIYSKMSGFVGNYTEITPEIEKEALRILGFKPYYGATQIVPRTLYVPVASTIGMMSKTIANIAMTIRLGARSASVLYHEPFGKQQTGSTAGPHKRNTINDEKAGGMDIMITKYIEMIIACCGTWEERDIAHSSVERNAWPDLFHASIHQAKVMTKMIGGLVVYPKNMMLEIVKTNGCYAANVAKEQLKEWGESYGLSAADCYKIFQLAAFNLSCPIQDEDIGNDPGLMDATLRSIEQEDCSGHARRNIQYHISLGELEPSGVLDITDETIKVWNTKLRAIFDSVEVNERWDEVFSLKYLLRNEAKIFEEVFPEPEAHEEYVPGA from the coding sequence ATGCAAGAACGGTATGCAGACACCAGAATCGAGCGAATCTGGAGTAACGAAGAGCTACTGCTTGGTTGGCAGACTGTCGAAAAAGCGTTAATCCAAGCTCGTTTCAATCTAAAACTGATGCCCGAGGTTGATTTTCGGGCGATCATGGAAGCTTTAGACTCAACACCGCCTAATGTTGATTGTTGGAAAGATTGGGACAATAGACTGCATCATGACTTAAATGCTGCTCTCAAGGAGCGGATGCGTTTCATTCCTGGCGATCTTCAGCGTTGGTACCATAGTGGTATCACAAGTTATGATACTGAAGAGGCGGCGATGTTGCGCAAGATCATTATGGCGATCGAAATTTATGAAGCAGAGGTTGTTGAACTTTTAGGAGTAATCAAATCTCAAGCTTTAAAATATCGATACACACCCATGATGGGTGTGACGCATGGACAGTGGGCTGACCCTCAATCATTCGGAAAGAGATTAGCTTGTTGGCATCAAGAGCTACAGATGGGGCTTACTTTACTTCGAGAGTTGAAGTTAAAACTCATCTATTCGAAAATGTCTGGTTTTGTCGGAAACTACACCGAAATAACACCTGAGATTGAAAAAGAGGCTCTGAGAATCCTCGGATTCAAACCCTATTATGGTGCAACTCAGATCGTACCTCGAACATTGTATGTTCCGGTGGCTTCAACGATTGGCATGATGTCGAAAACAATCGCTAATATTGCGATGACCATCAGACTCGGAGCGAGAAGCGCTTCCGTTCTATATCATGAGCCGTTTGGCAAGCAACAAACCGGTTCGACAGCTGGTCCGCACAAGCGGAATACGATCAACGATGAAAAAGCTGGTGGCATGGATATCATGATCACCAAATACATCGAGATGATCATAGCGTGTTGTGGGACCTGGGAGGAGCGGGATATCGCTCACTCGTCTGTCGAAAGAAACGCGTGGCCGGACTTATTTCACGCCAGCATCCATCAGGCGAAAGTCATGACCAAAATGATTGGAGGCTTGGTTGTCTATCCCAAGAACATGATGCTCGAAATTGTGAAGACCAACGGTTGTTACGCGGCGAACGTCGCCAAAGAGCAATTAAAGGAGTGGGGCGAATCGTATGGCTTGAGCGCTGCTGATTGCTACAAAATCTTTCAACTGGCAGCTTTTAATCTCAGCTGTCCGATACAAGATGAAGATATCGGCAACGATCCTGGTTTGATGGATGCGACATTGCGAAGCATCGAGCAGGAAGACTGTTCGGGCCATGCCCGGCGTAATATCCAATATCATATCTCTCTGGGCGAGCTTGAGCCAAGCGGCGTGCTTGATATTACGGATGAGACAATCAAAGTTTGGAATACCAAGCTTCGGGCGATCTTTGACAGCGTCGAGGTCAACGAGCGTTGGGACGAGGTCTTCTCGCTCAAATATCTACTACGCAATGAAGCCAAGATCTTCGAGGAGGTATTTCCGGAACCTGAAGCCCATGAGGAATATGTACCTGGAGCGTAA
- a CDS encoding UvrD-helicase domain-containing protein — translation MTNLLENLNKPQQEAVLATEGPVLVLAGAGSGKTKALTHRIAYLIREKHVSPYSVLAVTFTNKAAAEMQSRVSSLLSGNKELGIMNKGSENPNSYSDIPNSADAFRLPWMGTFHSICVRILRREADFVGYSRSFTIYDSQDSLSVIKKIMKEQNVDPKHFNPNSVQYFISGAKNELIDSAGYKKYINSPFEAVTSKVYERYEKYLREANAMDFDDLIMQCVFLFQKNPAILEKYQNLFRYILVDEYQDTNQAQYLWAKLLAEKHKNIMVVGDDYQSIYSWRGANFKNILNFERDYKNAVVVKLEQNYRSTKTILDAANEVIKYNENKTDKKLWTEKEEGAAITVYEALNEKDEAEFLAMEIRSMRNRGMDYNDFAVLYRTNAQSRAVEEVFLRFKMPYRVVGGLRFYERKEIKDMISYLRLMSNPADHEALSRIVSSPPRGIGDKTLEQIRGFRYDDPEEKLMSLPKKVQDFYKVLKDLSLASLTASLDQLIIKIAERTGFKEYLLDGTPEGEARWENVEELSTVAEQAEANHEIKKDLQDENDDVDRTVLEEFLEQVALVQDTDQMNEGDGVVTLMTLHSAKGLEFSVVFIVGAEEGIFPHSRSLMDASEMEEERRLAYVGITRAKERLYMIHAGERNIYGRFQSNPRSRFIDNIPEHLLDQI, via the coding sequence ATGACTAACTTATTGGAAAACCTAAACAAACCGCAGCAAGAGGCTGTTTTGGCGACGGAGGGGCCTGTCTTGGTCTTGGCTGGAGCGGGATCTGGCAAGACGAAGGCGCTGACTCACCGGATCGCATATTTGATTCGCGAGAAGCATGTCTCGCCCTATTCTGTCTTGGCTGTCACCTTCACGAATAAGGCAGCAGCCGAGATGCAATCTCGTGTTTCGAGTTTGCTCTCTGGGAATAAGGAATTAGGAATTATGAATAAGGGAAGTGAAAACCCTAATTCCTACTCCGATATTCCTAATTCGGCGGATGCATTCCGTCTACCTTGGATGGGGACTTTTCACTCCATTTGTGTTCGGATTTTGCGGCGCGAAGCTGATTTTGTCGGGTATTCTAGAAGCTTCACCATTTACGATTCACAGGATTCGCTTTCGGTGATCAAGAAGATTATGAAGGAGCAAAATGTCGATCCGAAACATTTCAATCCCAATTCCGTCCAGTATTTCATTTCCGGTGCCAAGAACGAGCTGATCGATTCGGCCGGTTACAAAAAGTATATCAACTCTCCGTTCGAGGCGGTCACCAGCAAAGTTTACGAGCGCTACGAGAAGTACTTGCGCGAAGCAAATGCGATGGATTTTGACGATCTGATCATGCAATGTGTCTTCTTGTTTCAAAAAAATCCGGCTATTTTGGAAAAATATCAAAATTTATTTCGCTATATTCTAGTTGACGAGTACCAGGACACCAACCAAGCACAGTATTTGTGGGCAAAGTTGTTGGCCGAGAAGCACAAGAATATTATGGTGGTGGGTGACGATTATCAATCTATTTACAGTTGGCGCGGTGCGAATTTCAAGAATATTTTGAATTTTGAGCGTGATTACAAAAACGCGGTCGTGGTCAAATTGGAGCAAAATTATCGCTCGACCAAGACGATCCTGGATGCGGCCAACGAGGTGATCAAATACAACGAGAACAAGACCGACAAGAAACTCTGGACCGAGAAGGAAGAAGGCGCCGCAATCACGGTTTACGAGGCACTAAACGAAAAAGATGAGGCAGAATTCTTGGCCATGGAGATTAGATCGATGCGTAATCGCGGTATGGATTACAACGACTTTGCAGTTCTGTACCGGACGAATGCTCAATCTCGTGCGGTCGAGGAAGTTTTCTTGCGTTTCAAAATGCCATATCGAGTTGTCGGCGGTCTTCGCTTTTACGAACGCAAAGAGATCAAGGATATGATTTCATATTTGAGATTGATGTCCAATCCTGCTGACCACGAAGCCTTGAGCAGAATCGTCTCGTCTCCGCCGAGAGGAATTGGCGACAAAACACTCGAGCAAATTCGCGGATTTCGCTATGACGATCCGGAAGAGAAATTGATGAGCTTGCCCAAGAAAGTCCAGGATTTCTATAAAGTGTTGAAGGATTTGTCGCTTGCTTCGTTGACTGCTTCGCTCGATCAATTAATTATCAAAATTGCAGAGAGAACTGGTTTCAAAGAATATTTGCTCGACGGCACCCCGGAGGGAGAAGCGAGATGGGAAAACGTCGAAGAGCTCTCCACCGTAGCGGAGCAAGCCGAGGCCAATCATGAAATTAAAAAAGATCTTCAAGACGAAAACGACGACGTTGATCGTACAGTTCTGGAAGAGTTTCTAGAACAAGTTGCGTTGGTCCAAGATACCGATCAAATGAACGAGGGCGACGGTGTCGTCACTCTAATGACTTTGCACTCTGCCAAAGGACTAGAATTCAGCGTCGTATTTATCGTCGGCGCCGAAGAAGGAATATTTCCACATTCTCGCTCCCTCATGGACGCGTCCGAGATGGAGGAAGAGCGTCGCTTGGCTTATGTTGGCATCACTCGCGCCAAGGAGCGGCTCTATATGATCCATGCAGGAGAGCGCAACATTTATGGCCGTTTCCAATCAAATCCAAGATCTCGTTTCATCGATAATATTCCGGAACATTTACTGGATCAGATTTAA